From the genome of Chloroflexaceae bacterium:
GGCGCCGGGCGTATCGCGACCGCAGCGCCATAGCGCGGGCACGCTGCCGTTGCAGGCTCTCGGCCACCGCGGCGCCGAGGGTGGGAAACGCTTCCACAGCCCGAAAAGCGTGGGGAGTTAACGCGAAGGGTTGTTCCATACCCGCATGGTAGCGCAAGTGCGGGTGATTTGCGAGCGGAACGGGCAGGAGAAAACCATGGTTTCCGACGCATAAACTGCTGGGCGGATCTGAGAGGACAGGCGCCTTTCAGATCCGCCCGGCAACGAGGAGCATGGAGAACGGCTACTTGATCACCACCGTGGCCCCGGCCTCGACCAGTTTGGCCTTGGCAGCCTCGGCCTCCTCCTTGGAAACGCCCTCCTTGACCGGCTTCGGGGCGCCTTCGACCAGATCCTTGGCTTCCTTCAGACCCAGGTTGGTCAACTCGCGCACCACCTTGATCACCTGGATCTTGTTCGCGCCGATTTCCTGGAGGATGACATCAAACTCGGTCTTCTCCTCGGCTGGTGGCGGCGGGGCGGCCGCGCCGTCGCCGCCAGCCGCCACCGGCGCGCCAGCGGCGACGCCCATCATCACTGGAGCTGCGGCAGTGACGCCCCACTTCTCCTCCATGGTCTTCTTCAGTTCGACCAGTTCCAGCACGTTCAGGCTCTCAATCGAGGCGATAATGGCCTCAACCTTGTCGCTTGCCATTGAGACTTCTCCTTTATCCTGATAGACCTGGCTGGTTCTTGTGCCCGCGCAAAGACGGCGCCAACCACCGGCAGGGCGCAGCCTTCCCAGACTCTTCCGTATTGCACTAGGCCGCGCCTTCGCTGGCGGGCTGCAACTGATCGATGCGGGCCTGCAATACCAGCACCACGTTCGTAATCGCCGCGTTCAGCACTCCAATCACGCCTGCCACCGGCGCAGCAATGCCGCCGACCACCTGGGCCAGGGCCTGCTCGCGTGAGGGCAGTTTCGTCACCGCCTCCAGTCCTTCGGCGTTGATCTGGGCCGTGCCCAGCACGCCCCCCTTCACCTTCAGGGGCCTGGGGGTCGCGCGGCTGGCATCGAGAATCACCTTGGCGACTCTGGCCACATCGTCATACGCGAAGGCCACGGCGGTCGGGCCTTCCAGAAAGCTCTCCAGACCCTCGCGGCCGGTATTGCGGGCAGCGATGCGCAGCAGGGTATTCTTGGCCACGACCATCTCGGCGCCACTCTCACGCAACTTGCTGCGCAGTTGCGTCAGTTCGGCCACGCTGAAACCGCGATAATCCGCCACGACCGCCATCTGCGAGCGCTGCATCTTGTCGGTCAGTTCGCTCACGAGATCTATTTTGCGCTGGGTTGGCACGTACTCACCTCCTCTCCCCGATGCGCTGGCAACAAAAACGGTCGCTGCATCCCCAGACGCAGCGACCGAAACGGCAAATATGCACGGCGCATGCACGCTGTGCAGCAGGCATGCGCTGGCGCGGATCGTTATCGGGTCTACCTCGGCTGGCGGCCTGAAGGCCATTAAGGGCAATGCCCACCGAGCGGTCTGGGGTAGGTTATGCACCTGACGGCGATTATACCATGTTTTGCAACACGCGCATGCGCTCCAGCACCACGGGCCTGGTGCAATTCCGGCGGCGGAAGTTTGGGCGGCGCAGCCGCCGTCTGGCAGCGGTATCACCGGCTTCGCCGCCAGAAACACCGCGGGACCGGTTGCGAGGGTTGCCCCGTTGCACCAGCCCTGTCTGGCAGCCGGCGCACGGCAGCGCATTCTCCAGGGATTTTGCTCTCCCGTGCGCTGCTATGCAACAGCGCCTCTCAGCCTGTCATTCCCTGGGCCAGCGAGGGGTTGACAGGAATGCCAGGACCCATGGTGCTGGTCAGGGTGACGCTGCGGATGTACGTCCCTTTAGCGCCGCTGGGCCTGGCTGCTTTAACCGCTTCCATCAGCGCGGCGAAGTTCTCGCGGAGTTGTTCAGGGGTGAAGCTCAGCTTGCCAATGGCGACGTGAAGCAGGCCGGTCTTGTCATTGCGGAACTCCACGCGCCCGCCCTTCACCTCGCGGATCGTGCGGGGCAGGTCTTCGGCAGGCACAATCGTGCCGCTCTTAGGGTTGGGCATCAACCCGCGCGGGCCGAGTTTGCGCCCGATCCGTCCGACCTTGCCCATCATATCAGGGGTGGCGATCGCCACGTCGAAGTCGAAGAAATCTTCCTTGTCGATGCGGGCGATCATGTCATCGGCCCCGACGAAATCGGCGCCCGCGTCGAGGGCTGCCTGGGCGGCCTCGCCCTGGGCGAAGACCAGCACGCGCACGCGCTTGCCGGTGCCATGGGGCAGGGCGACGGTGGTGCGGATGTTCTGATCGGCATGGCGCGGATCGATCCCCAGACGCAGATGCACCTCGACTGTCGGATCGAACTTCACATATGAAGTTTCCCGCACTAGCGCAATCGCTTCATCAGGCGTATACAGGCGCGATTGATCGACTTTTTGCGCGACTTCGCGGTACTTTTTTCCGTGCTTAGGCATTGCCATCCTCCTGGTGGTGCTGGCGGGCCGGCGGCCCTCCCACATCAACGGTCAGAGCGGTGTAGGCGAACTGATTTCCCTCCGTCCCTGCTAGTCGGGAATTCGCTCTCAGTCAACAATCTTGATGCCCATGCTTCGAGCGGTGCCGGCAATGATCTTCTCGGCGCTCTCAATATCGAGGGCGTTCAGATCGGGCATCTTCTGCTGAGCGATCTGGCGCAACTGGGCGCGGGTAATCTGCCCCGCCGAGGTGCGATTGGGCGTACCCGAGCCTTTCTGGGCCCCGGCCGCCTTGCGC
Proteins encoded in this window:
- the rplL gene encoding 50S ribosomal protein L7/L12, giving the protein MASDKVEAIIASIESLNVLELVELKKTMEEKWGVTAAAPVMMGVAAGAPVAAGGDGAAAPPPPAEEKTEFDVILQEIGANKIQVIKVVRELTNLGLKEAKDLVEGAPKPVKEGVSKEEAEAAKAKLVEAGATVVIK
- the rplA gene encoding 50S ribosomal protein L1, with protein sequence MPKHGKKYREVAQKVDQSRLYTPDEAIALVRETSYVKFDPTVEVHLRLGIDPRHADQNIRTTVALPHGTGKRVRVLVFAQGEAAQAALDAGADFVGADDMIARIDKEDFFDFDVAIATPDMMGKVGRIGRKLGPRGLMPNPKSGTIVPAEDLPRTIREVKGGRVEFRNDKTGLLHVAIGKLSFTPEQLRENFAALMEAVKAARPSGAKGTYIRSVTLTSTMGPGIPVNPSLAQGMTG
- the rplJ gene encoding 50S ribosomal protein L10; this translates as MPTQRKIDLVSELTDKMQRSQMAVVADYRGFSVAELTQLRSKLRESGAEMVVAKNTLLRIAARNTGREGLESFLEGPTAVAFAYDDVARVAKVILDASRATPRPLKVKGGVLGTAQINAEGLEAVTKLPSREQALAQVVGGIAAPVAGVIGVLNAAITNVVLVLQARIDQLQPASEGAA